TTTTTTTCCTTGCGGTGCTTTAATGCGGTGATGGCGAGATTCGCCGCAATCGCGAGCACCGCAGCACCTCCGGTGAAAACGAGGAGGCTTCCGCCTTTCTTCTCTTTGACTATTTTCGCACGCTTTCCTTCACTTTCCGTCATTTTCTCTGCtctttttgtcttttctctttctcccttGACGAGCGCCAGGGAACATTTTGTTTTGGGCGGAAAATGAGATGACGCAATTGAATTTGATGTGAATTTCAAAACTCAAAATATGAAAggaaaacaattattattattattattacttttgcAAATTTCTATTTAACTCTGTAATTTCAGTTGAAActtctaactttttttaaaaaatataaagtaataattgtatttttgaaataaaataagaaagatGTGAAATATGTTAAGCAAAAATTAccattgttattttaaatttacacgtttaatatttaaaaaattataagttataatatccatttttaaaattaatatgaaaaaattttaatttaaaaataaaataatttaaaatgttagatgtagtttatatatatatatatatatatatatatatatatatatatatatatatatatatatatatatatatataagttataattaggtttaatttgtaatttagtttcattttaaatatttcttaaatttagaaaaacataaaactcaatttagtctaaatttaaaataaaagaattaaattaaatattgcaTATTACACAATGATGACATGTtacatgataaataaattaaaagaaaataatattataaattggtacgtgacatatataaattaaacgaacggaaataatttaattaaattatttttataaactgaAAAACTTCTTTGCACCAAATAAGAACTAAAAGATTTTTCTCCAGCAAATAACAATTAGGAGTGTAATTGAAATTCTTTCGGATGAATTAGAGGAAAAAAGGGATTTTagtcttaaaaataaaagttattttacttttcctttttttactaTCGGCTCCTTTGTTTTTGTTGGTGCGTTTATATATCGTGTTTAAGACCTTTTAAGTTTTATCTTTCGtttaaatcaataatattttcgtttataattatataagcACGGGCAATTAGTTGTAATCAAACGAGGAAATTGTCATTTAAACAGGAAATactagttaaataaaaaattatgataaataatttttttttaattttttttaagattcttGAAGTAATCATAAAACGttcatatatttaattgataaattgCATTTAAAAAACCACTACagtattatttatagatattgAGACTATCTGTAAAggtgtttttgtgttgtttttaggcattgttcttttgagtggatttgagggagtgaatttgaggggatttaagaggatttgaagataatttttttgtcgtttatttgaatgaatttggagataaatgagagtgaatttggaaataaaatttgtgagaattagtatagaattgtattgacgtgacaaattaaaaaaaaattatttccaaatttatcttcaaattcactcaaataaacaacaacaaaatttatcttcaaattctctcaaattccCTCAAAAGAACAAGGCTTTAACGAGATTCTTGGATAAAGTGAATCAAAATTCATTGTAGGTTTGCGTCAGCGtcatctattattttaattcatataaaatgGTTGagttcaaaatttgtttttgtgttttttgaaaaaatatactttatccATTGAAATATGGAAATTGCACTTGTTAAGTACAAGTGAACTAAACAAAATGGtaaatattatgatattaaataatgtcttttatataattttaatacgtaatgtaagacccatgaaaaaaaatatttataatagtaaattttagcattttattagtaataataattttaatggatagaaaaatatatattttgaatataaaattatagtaattttagaaggagaggttaaaatttttgataacttatttagtattttttttaagaaaatcgaatagtaaaaaaatgaatagtgaatagtaaaaagtgaatagtaaatagtaaaaagtaaatagtaaaaataaattttcagcattaagattccttagcatggaagaaagtagtaggtagaaattaggatcagatttggtgagaaaatgattgaaatattatttttaaataatattaaaataataaataatattaaaatattaatgaatagtaaattttttttactataaatagccatgagagggaagggtattttgcaccaagaaaagaggaatcaagtgagagcttgagaaatagagaagaaagagttagggagaaatttttagttgcaagaagagtagaggttctgaagggtttcggggaaataaattcagatcaagaggaatctggaatagaggtaggggagctaatttttctaagcttttatattatgatttagtactgttttattactattcatgtcttgaaattatgtatgaatattgttaatgcttactgtatgtttatctatattgatattcggtgtaaatattatatgctgttgttttgaatctgttaataagaaatttgttaaaaactagttgaggaacactttggctaaggaaagacttggtacttaagttgtccattgtgacgcacctctctttcctggaagtctactcgacaggtttttaacttaaatcttgtgtacagattatgtactgttaaattatcatgtaatatatcttgttggaatatattcagtttgtatgatttctgaaatgattgaagtttatttgatttgaatttatgcatctgaacatgtatgagtattacggggaaatgtcgtaagggtataatatgagtcgaggaatgtgagtatggtatgagtatcgcggagagattctataatatcatggtatgtgtatgaggattatgggtagatttcgtaatggtataatatgagttaaggaatgtgagcatggtatgagtttcgtggagagattctgtaatgtcatggtatgtgcgtatatgttgatgttgagggtcatgaagttggaggttatcctgatactctaataatcattcagtctcaagtagagaatgatgaattatgtggtgagaggggcaggaggtcctggtctatgtgccggtttaggacatagtgaggggactaaccttgtgaatggtatggggggcagaatgtcctggtctatgtgccggtttaggacatagtgaggggactaacattatgaatggtatggagggcagaatgtcctggtctatgtgccggtttaggacatagtgaggggactaaccttatgaatggtatggagggcagaatgtcctggtctatgtgccggttttggacatagtgaggggactaagaatgacatcacaagtgaaaaaccttctgttgtatcgctcatcaacatatcgttgggataagtgcctattgaatatcgtggggataagtgcctattgggtattgtggaatgagtgtttatttgggtattgtgggatgagtgtttattgggtattgtggaatgagtgtttattgggtattgtgggatgagtgtttattgggtattatggaatgaatgtctattgggtattatggtatttattgggtattgtgggacgagtgtctaataggaattgtggtacgatggtatgagggtgtctgacataattattatatgatgtttgtattgaagtaattatgcatgtcttataaatgatttgttgcatgttagctcaccctacttgtttgtgttttgtgtttgggtatgtgagattacggaatgttaccgtaaatgtaatgttaattattaatgtgaaaagttgggatgttacattaatgtgagaatttgggatgttacacgtAACACTtctcatttgaaaaaaaatgtaaaataattattatctgTTTGTCTTAAAATGAGATACCAAGGATTAAAATagtacttttaaattttgaataatataaataaaatgaaaataaaatgtttcacAATTCTAAAtcaaaaatattcattttatagatactataaatagtatttttaaattatacaggATGAAGATGGATgctttttaagtaaaataaataaataaaacttgcTTATTTTGTATAATGGACCAATTTGGCGAATTAagattttcttaagaaaataacAGGAAttgttacttaaaaaaatatataaaatgacttattttgtaacttttatgttgaaatattttaatatttaaactataaagGATATGATGGTTTGTTTCATTCATAGACGTTATATAAAAGGTTCTAATTGGTTTAAGGAAAATTTTAATGGTGCATTTATGAGTTGTTTTTGAGAAAGTCAAGGGAATATACGTAGAGGTGTCATTTGAGCCCTTGGCCCATGGGTTGACCCTAACCCCTTCTAAAATTAAGTCCCAATTTTCTAGCCCTCTTAATAGGAGGCTTTTTAAAAGCCCCAACCCCTAAAGCTCCACATAAAGTGGGTTGGGGTAGGGTTAGGATGGAGCTAGCccccaaactaaattaattcacttttaatgtttttttagttattttttttatttactttacaagttcaataattttcaaaatttacatgatatttaatatatttttaattaaatataaatgtataaatatttattttataaaaacttatttaaaataattttttaattataagtatattttaaatatataattttattattttggaaagttaaaaaagaaaatttttattattatttttatttaaaagaaaatgaaaaaatttcaaaaaagaaattataaaagtaacacagttgaaaatttgatttttcaataatcgaattctgatatctatataaatatttgaaatattaattatggatagattttaaattcaaatctactgattggatgaatttttaatatcgatgtaaaatttttatttttttatagtttgtcatataaaattcttttgttgaatgttttgtatagatatatatacattaaaaaattaaaccacaaactttgtaaagtttaaaattaatttcacgtaataaaataactaactttttagtgaaaatccttGTTAGGCAAAATTCTTAtgaatatcatatatgttagtaTACAAGATCTAGATGTAATCCCAGTggttataaaatcatattttttttctaaccttttagattaaattaatattttaaaatcatacttatctttatccaacaaagatcgtttttattgaattatttatcataattgagccaattgtaataaaaaataattaaataatagatacaatatttttaaataaatataatattataatttataatactaaaattaaaattattattgtatttaattatgaacatataaaataaataaaaattataataataaataaattacatcaacGTCTCTTagtaagaaactaataaaaaagacaaatgaatataatataaaatatatgaaaaagacataaaaatatataaattgatgtaaatgactaaattatacgtttcataaattttttttaaaagaattatataactttgtaaataataaatattaattttattaaatttggaaaattaaaaaagttaaaaagttattaagtcaaaattttaacatgttcacaccaattaaaaataatgtaattttgatcacaaatcttaatcgaatgatattgatttaaCCTAGtgacaaaatatattatcatctataaataaattcgttagtccatcaaaattttacaaattaaatcaatttttttaacttttaaacctattttatgtgGATATCTCTAAACCGtcaaatttacaaaccaaaattaagaaaccaaaattaagatgaaaaaattatcaaaacaaaatttggaaattaaggaataattgtataaaagcattattattaaactaattaatatagaaacagttatgaagtagaaaattaattttattggtaaaaaaatataattatacatgaatcaattatggttataagttattactaacaaagacaaaatgaaagctggataaaaaatacacatgatttgtgattacttgtatgatgatattatgtttctggacttaaattttgtaaaaaggaaagTCCATGGGCTGGCCCTGgctgtaacatcccgattatataataacaattattacataataaagacgtcatcatttaaaatatagagaacagtcagaatacgacgtgtaatttaagtacaaattacagtcatccgaaataaaagaaaacggaaattcaaacttaaaagtTCATATATTAGAACACTACACGTGTTCAGATATGAAACTTCCTAAGCACACTACTCCGCAGCCACACTATTCCCAAGCTCTTGCTCCAGAGGACTCTCCTCGGCATTCTCCTCGACCATATCtactcccatccaagtggatgatcattgccgAATAACATAATCCGAATAGGcatacaacacaaacaatgcaagggtgagctaggtacGAAAAGCATGTTAGAAGTACAACACAGTTAATTCATGTCATCATATACAGGAACAATTAAAACATACTCATAAAACCACATCTCATATCCTCATATGACTCAttttacactcgcatagttcagctggcactccccaacactatgcaaggtaaatccacaCACCtgactcatccggatttgtataactgtcgaactatcagtcgtctttgcacttgcatagttcaactggtctttctccaacactagcaaggtaaatcccccaaatctgtctatgtctaaattcaaagactatagacgaggacctccctctactctcaccacttacattGTTCTCCTCTACTTGAGTATcaacaatgctttgagtgtagggatagacagaccaaaatacaaagttcactacagttatacagaacaacaacaacaccccACATAACACTTTCGTCCATCTCTCCCCGAGATGTCCaaatcatactcaaattcattgTTCACATTcacaattatattttcacaGTAATTTAacatatctcatgcattcacatactttcacttAAATTTCATCACAgcatatattccaaacattattacacataattcaatttaaaagcaaaggaacttaaaattcaacatatttgtaaaatactatttggacgagcactattcactggacactattggacgaacgctcactcaatgttttaaggacgaacgctcacttctatatccaggacgaacgctcaaataaatgtgttaaggacgaacgctcatttcaatatttaggacgaacgctcactcgaCGAatgctcactggacgaacgctcaactatttggacgaacgctcaacatgtaacttaaggacgaacgctcatactatttatttaaggacgaacgctcacaattcCTACTTcactaaggccgaacgctacactcacaagtacgaacgcgaacgctcgtCAAACTACtgaagaacgaacgctcaacaattttggccgaccactaattggtcgagccattttggacgaacgtccaatttgaagccaaattggacgaacgcgcgtttctgcagaattatgcagaatcaCAGGTTTCCGAGAAAAtccagaaaacccagaaaccccaaatttttcatccccttcttcccagattcgCATTAATCACAACATATatcatcaatcaaacaaaagatctagctccccttacctcttgaagacttccttgaatTACTTCCATAGAGTTTGATCTCCTTCCAACTTCAAAAGTTCTTCACTTCTCCTCTTTCCCAGAACTGCCAGCCACTCTTCAACTCTTCCAAATGCACCACCAAAGCCTCCTTGCAGCGTCAACAGCAGCTCCCACTTCTCCCCTCTCAAATTTGGCAGCAAGAATTTCCCCTCCCAGCAGAACCCCTAGCTCCCCCCCTTTTCACTTCCCAAACTCTTCCCCTTTAAGAAGTAGAACCCGTGCACTCTCCTACCCCTTCAACAGCTGCCTCCCCGTGAAGCCATTCCCTACCACACCAATCATCCTAGGAAGCCCCCACCACTTCACATGCTCAGCTACCCACATGAGGCCCACCTCCaccacattttcttttctaatataCGGTCCTTACACTGGCCTATAGGGCTTTAGGGGTTTTTAGCCCTGTgggcttttttaataaagagttaTTTTGACCCTGTGGActtttttggccccaacccacATGGGCTAGGGCCAAATCTTATTAAAGGGGCTCATTTGACAGCTCTAAATATATGTAGCTTTTTAGATATACAgactcttatttatttatgttgaatttatgatggtaatttatgttttatatcatgtttagagaaatattttcaaaaaatttggttacaaaatgattattatttgtttttgtcgTAATTTTTTTGGATCAATGAgtaattatttataatcttAAAAGAAGATAACGTTGGTGTTTGAATTTTTATAcatatgtataatttaaaatttctcaTTTTGTAAGAAGAAAATCATTGTGACTTATAAATTACCTGTatttatttggattttttttgtaatatgtataatataaattttatatgtattacatttttttattttattttttaataattttggaGTGACAACCTAGCTTCCATGTTGAAGTTCAATAACGACATTTTAACATATTagataaactaattaaaaagtatcatattttaataacattgctcttttaaaaagtaaaacaaacatATCCGTGATACAGGCATTTAGATATTTCACCTTTACTTATGCGCATGTATTAAAATGACTTGTAtataaaatgttcattttgcatattaatttattttgcaccCTAATGTGCACTACCTTAAAAAAAACAGACTTTTTGGTTGTTTTAATGACTTGTCTCTTCCTAAtactttgttttaaatatattatgaaatttggAATTGATTTAATGCTAGTAATATAATAATCTCCTTTATGGATGAGATGTGTTAcggtttattttttctttagtaaaatttacacattgattaaagataaataaaatttatagtataaGTTTGTATAAACTCTGCCTTATTAATGGtgttgtaaaatttaattatgtttaaaacttatttgttgagatgatatatatcaaataaatttttaataatttttttataatatttgttgttCATTAAATATACTTTCAtttgttatttgatatttatctattgatatttattttaaatgtaaattttatctaataaatttattttataagacttaaaatatacttattataaaaaacaaataataaaatcaagtttttattgtaataatatttgtataatattttgtaattgagtaattaaagataaattgttttattcattttctcattACAGATAATGAAATCTTAAACAAGACATATTTCTTGTCTTAGGATCATCATTCATTGTGTAATACGgaaaaatcttaaaagaaaCAAAGTAGATAACTTAAAACAATACATCACCatcttcaatataaaaataaataaataaaatttatttaattgaacaAGTTATACCGAGTCAAACTCGAAtcaattacatattttaatttgaacaagtcaccaaacttctcaaataataaatgtttttatgtCTTGCTTGTTTTTTTGCGAAGTTCTTTCACCCATTTAAAGTTCATCACGGTCTTTCCAAATTTGCTCTTACCTCCTGACTCGTCGTCcttgctcttcttcttgtctTTCTCTAATGTCGGGGATGGGTCTGGGTTGTTGTCCCATTGGTCAGCCCACGACATACCAGAATCCATATTTTCAATGTAAAATTTCTGATGAGAGAAGAACATGAACATGCATTGAGGAACATTTTATACTTATCATTGTCTTGTAAATCTTATGCCACGTGGATCTTTTTCTTTCCAATGAATCTATGTGTATTTTTGGTATGAAGACAATTTAGGTGAGTGATTCTATTTTAGACACAatatatctaaatttaaaataattattcaaatatctaTTATCATTCTAACAATGTTATTTTGAAGTTAAGACATaactgtaaaaagaaaaaatatgattttatttttctacttaaaatttcattatatatatatatatatatatatgaaaacaatatgttattatattattaaactttatatttgttatttttatctgtGATAAATTTTCTCACAATATTAATGGGATATATTTAAGAACATTTCCAATTTACTATTATTTCTtctaatgaaaaaatatatccatatgctattgttttgttgttgataattttttatttatatctactAATTAAACTTGGTATTTAAACTTAAAGATATATAGATCAACAACATATGTATGTcgttcaataaaaaatttcatcctCACATCAAAAGTTTATAAACTAGCCAAGACTTTAGATTATTAGAAGTTCACAAAGATTATAAcatgaaaaaattatcattaattaagaCGATAGTACTGTTTTAAATATAGTACTgttttagatataattttttcaaacatcaaaataatattttattggtgtcaaaattataatattatattcgCACTTAGTtgtaatacttttatttttagtacaAAAATATGTTCAATTTTGTAGGTAGAATGATATATAAAGATTAGTGTTGTTAACTTCTtccattttatttgaaatttcgTTAGGTGTTtctattagaaagtgagttttaagtctaattcaacccCATAAAACTGACTTGTATGGTGAGATTTGCATCCCACTTATATATTCTAAGTTGGTCTTATtatagtcgatgtgggacttctaacaCACCTCCTTCACGCCGgggtatagacatctcgagcgtgatagtagaaatgggtggtccgatagtggcTCAACAACGGGTGGAATAGAAATgcccaagaaacaagaaatatcaCTAGGATAAACTCTAACCAtcactctgataccatgttagaaagtaggttttaagcctaactcaaccccacaaaaccgacttatATGGTGagatttgcatccacttatatattataatttggccttattctaatcgatgtgagacttccaacagtTTCTAcgattttttaaacttttttatccAAATTTTGTTCAATATACTTTATTACATGTTATCATCAACTTGTAATTGAAAATTAAGGTTGCCCAAAAAAatagatttcaatttttttgtttaaaatgtcTTAAAAGCATGAACTTATTTAGATAGAAAAATTAATCAGAAACCCATTAACAACTACTGGTATACCCAAATAAATATTCAcacattttagaaaaaaaaaaggttaaaaataaaaataaatatatcttttagtCTTTTTAGGACATAATTCTAAAAGAGGCTCTTTATTGTGATTAATAGtgtcaaaacatatttaagttcATGAAATTAATATAGTCAATGAATTTGagtttgattatatttaaaaaaattataaattttgatataaaccaaaatgaaatcGGTTCGTTAAGAACTTAACTTAGATTATACTCGTGGCGAGCCGCATTGATACTAATTCATCCATAAATTTTAAACtctgttaaaaaaaatggaaactCTAGACTTAAACCATCTTAAGTTATTGgtttatcaaattaatattataatattatagatcgATAAGCGACAACAATGATTTGATGTTAGATAGTaacttgttttatatttttgtgtttttggattatatttagagtttaacatgattttggattttattttgattatattgtgttttttattGTAATCAGAGTTTAACGAAATT
This sequence is a window from Vigna angularis cultivar LongXiaoDou No.4 chromosome 2, ASM1680809v1, whole genome shotgun sequence. Protein-coding genes within it:
- the LOC108327669 gene encoding uncharacterized protein LOC108327669; amino-acid sequence: MDSGMSWADQWDNNPDPSPTLEKDKKKSKDDESGGKSKFGKTVMNFKWVKELRKKTSKT